AGGGATCTACATCAAGGGGGGAGGGATGGAGCTAGGTCTCCCTCTCGAGTTCCGCTCTTCTGCAGAGCTCTCTTACCGGTTCAAAAAAAGGTCCCGTTTTGGGGCGATGTTCTACCACATTTCGAATGCTAGTCTTGGGTTCAGAAACCCTGGCACTGAGTGCCTTGTATTCTTCTACTCAATTCCTCTTTGATAAAAAAACTCCCCCCATTTTAAAATAAATATAGGGGACCGTTACTTGTGACTACTATCTAAGGGGGGAAACGTATGGGGAAGCAGCCTTCATTTAGGCCATTTCCGCTATTTACAGGGCGGCATGCTCAGACGATCACAGCATCTTTTTTACCATTTACCCGCCGCTTACCATCGATTACCCGTTTTGTCCATCTTCCTGATGGAGAAAGGATTGCAATGGAGGTGAGCACTCCCAAAGGGTGGAAAGAAAGTGATCCTACCGTGGTGATGATCCATGGTCTTTGTGGGTGTCACCGCTCTTCTTACCTTGTGCGGATGACCCGTAAGCTTTATCGCCAAGGGATCCGCGCCATTCGGGTGAACCTTAGAGGGTGTGGAAGTGGAAAAGAGTATGGGAAAAAGCTCTACCATGCCGATGCAAGCGAAGACATGTATCTCACCCTTAAGGAAATTCAGCGGGATGCACCTCACTCTCCCGTGACGGTGGTTGGTTTTTCTCTTGGGGGGAACATTATCCTCAAGATGGCAGGAGAATATGAGGAAAAGATCGAAAGTCTTGTCACTAAGATTATTGCGGTTAACCCTCCCCTTGATCTAGGTTCCAGCATTGCGCACCTTAGCAAAAACCGGTTCTACGAACGTTACTTTATGAGCGCTCTTCGAGAGGAGGTTACCTTTCGTCATGAGACCTTTGAGGCTTTGCCTCCGATTCGGATTTCTCCCGAGATGACCCTTCTTGAGTTTGACGAGCTTTATATTGCTCCACAGTCGGGGCAAGAAAATGCTGCGGAGTACTATCAGGCTTGTAGTTCGGGGCGGCTCATTCATAAAATCACCGTTCCCTGCCACCTTCTTTTTGCCCGTGATGATCCCATTGTTGATTGCCATGTTTTAGAAGGGATCGATCTTCCCGAGCAGATTGAGGTTCTCATTACCGAGAAGGGGGGACATCTTGGGTATCTAGGGATGCCAGGGAAAGAGGGAGGTTTTCACTGGATGGATGGGCTCCTTCTTCGCTGGATTTCTCAGCATTAATATAGTGGTTTATTTCCTTTAAAAATAATTAAAGCTTCCAAAGAGCCATATATAGATCCGTCGGGGCTACGCCCCCGCTGCCCCTTGAGCTTCAATCTGGCAAGCCAAATCGACCTTCCTCGGGGGCCCGGGTTACAACCCTGTGCGGGCCCCTCGTTCAGATCGATTTTGCACAGCCATCTTGAAGCCGCGGACAGCTCACCGCGTTCGTTCTGGCGCCCTCCGGGCTTGAACTCACGTCAGTTCACTGGGGAAGAAAAAAGAAAAAAACTCTCCTGCGAAGGGACAGCCCTCAATCGTCAGGTTGGAAAGGGCTGCTCTGAGCAGTCCGCGGCTTCAAGGCGAACCTGTAAAATTGGCATGAAGAAGGGGCTTGCCTAGGGCTTC
This genomic stretch from Candidatus Neptunochlamydia vexilliferae harbors:
- a CDS encoding YheT family hydrolase, encoding MGKQPSFRPFPLFTGRHAQTITASFLPFTRRLPSITRFVHLPDGERIAMEVSTPKGWKESDPTVVMIHGLCGCHRSSYLVRMTRKLYRQGIRAIRVNLRGCGSGKEYGKKLYHADASEDMYLTLKEIQRDAPHSPVTVVGFSLGGNIILKMAGEYEEKIESLVTKIIAVNPPLDLGSSIAHLSKNRFYERYFMSALREEVTFRHETFEALPPIRISPEMTLLEFDELYIAPQSGQENAAEYYQACSSGRLIHKITVPCHLLFARDDPIVDCHVLEGIDLPEQIEVLITEKGGHLGYLGMPGKEGGFHWMDGLLLRWISQH